The proteins below come from a single Natranaerofaba carboxydovora genomic window:
- a CDS encoding AAA family ATPase: MKISVSGKGGVGKTTISAGLSKLFSSKGSRVYAIDCDPDASLGLALGFDEDSLDSVHPLVELKEEIDEKMGGGDFYPLNPKVDDVLDRYSLQKGNINFLRMGSVKQGGSACYCRENSFMNALLNALLLDKDDIVILDMAAGIEHLTRGTASGVDLLLIVTEPTRTSIKTSQVVKNLGKELGIRNIKTIINKLRTSKERELIEKALDPRDIAGIIEYDEEILEETLSEDQQEAVIVPGLEEIFKTIEKEVN, encoded by the coding sequence ATGAAGATATCTGTCAGTGGTAAAGGGGGAGTTGGAAAGACCACTATATCCGCTGGACTTAGCAAATTGTTTAGCTCTAAGGGGAGCAGGGTATATGCAATAGATTGTGACCCGGACGCTAGCTTGGGTCTTGCCTTAGGATTTGATGAAGATAGCTTAGACAGTGTTCACCCACTGGTAGAATTAAAAGAAGAGATAGACGAGAAGATGGGAGGAGGGGATTTCTATCCTTTAAATCCAAAGGTAGATGATGTGTTAGATAGGTATTCTTTGCAAAAAGGGAATATTAATTTTCTTAGAATGGGCTCAGTAAAGCAAGGAGGATCTGCCTGTTATTGTAGAGAGAATAGCTTCATGAATGCGCTATTGAATGCTCTGCTACTAGACAAAGATGACATTGTAATACTTGACATGGCGGCCGGAATTGAGCATTTGACCAGGGGTACGGCTTCTGGTGTTGACCTTTTATTAATTGTTACAGAGCCTACCAGAACTAGCATCAAAACAAGTCAGGTTGTAAAAAACCTTGGTAAAGAGCTGGGCATAAGAAATATTAAGACCATAATTAACAAGCTGCGAACTTCAAAGGAGAGAGAACTAATCGAGAAAGCTTTAGATCCCAGAGATATAGCAGGTATTATTGAATATGATGAAGAAATACTTGAGGAGACTTTGTCTGAAGATCAACAAGAAGCAGTGATTGTTCCCGGATTAGAAGAAATATTCAAGACTATTGAAAAAGAGGTGAACTGA
- the cdhD gene encoding CO dehydrogenase/acetyl-CoA synthase subunit delta, whose translation MSFSLEKERYRSKVREVVLGATKEDGGTRGHTITVGGESTLPYQHYEGDMPNTPVVGMEVWDIVPEGWEDELKEQFSDVLDNPAEWAKKNVNEYNAEFICLRLQGAHPDEGDKSPEECVKVVKEVLEAVDVPIMVYGCRKEEKDNEVIPKVAEEASGENLLLGVTEEENYKSITAACMVHGHTVIAKSPIDINICKQLNILINEMGLDTGKIIIDPTIAALGYGIEYGYSIMERARMGALQGDNMLAMPMIGMIGEEAWRAKETKAPESDFPGWGEQKTRSILWEAVTASSLLQGGLDILVMRHPKAVEMVKENIEELMQDNSY comes from the coding sequence ATGTCTTTTTCACTAGAGAAAGAACGTTATAGAAGTAAAGTTAGAGAAGTGGTCCTTGGTGCAACTAAAGAGGACGGAGGCACTAGAGGTCACACAATAACAGTAGGAGGGGAGTCAACCCTTCCCTATCAACACTATGAAGGTGACATGCCTAATACTCCTGTAGTAGGTATGGAAGTTTGGGATATTGTTCCAGAAGGCTGGGAAGATGAGCTAAAAGAACAATTTAGTGACGTCCTTGATAACCCTGCCGAATGGGCCAAAAAGAATGTAAATGAATATAATGCTGAATTTATATGTTTAAGATTACAGGGAGCACATCCTGATGAAGGGGATAAATCACCTGAAGAGTGTGTAAAAGTAGTAAAAGAGGTGCTAGAAGCAGTAGATGTACCAATTATGGTATATGGTTGTAGAAAAGAAGAAAAGGATAATGAAGTAATACCGAAGGTGGCTGAAGAGGCTTCAGGAGAAAACCTGCTTTTAGGTGTTACTGAGGAAGAAAACTATAAGTCAATTACAGCTGCTTGTATGGTTCACGGTCATACAGTTATTGCTAAATCACCGATCGACATAAATATTTGTAAGCAGTTAAATATTCTAATAAATGAAATGGGCTTAGATACTGGCAAGATAATTATTGACCCAACTATTGCAGCGCTTGGATACGGTATTGAGTACGGATATTCAATTATGGAAAGAGCAAGAATGGGAGCCCTTCAAGGGGACAATATGCTTGCTATGCCAATGATCGGTATGATCGGCGAAGAAGCATGGAGAGCTAAAGAGACGAAAGCACCTGAATCAGACTTCCCTGGCTGGGGAGAGCAAAAGACCAGAAGTATCCTTTGGGAGGCTGTAACTGCATCATCCTTACTACAAGGCGGCCTTGATATTCTAGTTATGCGTCATCCAAAGGCAGTTGAAATGGTAAAGGAGAATATCGAAGAGTTAATGCAAGATAACAGTTATTAA
- a CDS encoding YlbF family regulator encodes MSISEKAMELAEEIKQTQEYEDLKSAEAKLKLDPAAQDLINDFQQKQEQLQTAQQSGEAVDQNVVQSLQSLQGQMQENETIKNLMEAQQQFDQVMKQVNETVTQALSSEESE; translated from the coding sequence ATGAGCATTTCAGAAAAAGCCATGGAATTGGCTGAAGAGATCAAGCAAACACAGGAATATGAAGACTTAAAAAGTGCTGAGGCAAAACTAAAGCTCGACCCTGCAGCACAAGATCTGATTAACGATTTTCAGCAAAAGCAAGAACAGCTTCAAACTGCCCAACAGTCTGGCGAGGCAGTAGATCAAAATGTTGTACAATCTTTACAAAGTCTACAAGGTCAAATGCAAGAAAATGAAACAATTAAGAATTTGATGGAAGCACAACAGCAATTTGATCAGGTAATGAAGCAGGTTAATGAAACTGTAACACAAGCTTTAAGCAGCGAAGAAAGTGAATAA
- a CDS encoding methylenetetrahydrofolate reductase C-terminal domain-containing protein: MIIAERKPLDRILENIKPFKKVLVLGCRTCVAVCLAGGEKEAEALARTIDLKNKKEGNDVQVDFASLERQCEFEFVEDFEQELKDYDVILSMACGAGPQTIVAKYPEVKVLPAVNTTFIGMPKEQGVWVEQCVACGDCELDKTMGICPIAKCSKSMMNGPCGGSQDGKCEIDKELDCGWHLIYERLKELGMSDRMNTIEPPKDWSTSHSGGPRKQVREDVELES; this comes from the coding sequence ATGATAATAGCAGAAAGAAAACCATTGGATAGAATTTTAGAAAACATCAAGCCATTCAAGAAGGTTTTGGTTCTAGGCTGTCGAACATGTGTAGCGGTTTGTTTGGCAGGCGGTGAAAAAGAAGCCGAAGCTTTGGCTAGAACAATAGACCTAAAAAATAAAAAAGAAGGTAATGATGTACAAGTGGATTTCGCCAGCCTAGAGAGACAGTGTGAGTTTGAGTTTGTAGAGGACTTTGAACAGGAACTGAAAGATTACGATGTAATACTTTCCATGGCTTGTGGTGCAGGTCCACAAACGATAGTTGCGAAATACCCAGAAGTTAAGGTTTTACCAGCAGTAAACACAACTTTTATCGGAATGCCAAAAGAGCAGGGAGTTTGGGTAGAACAATGCGTTGCTTGCGGAGATTGTGAGCTTGACAAGACTATGGGTATTTGCCCTATAGCCAAATGTTCTAAGAGTATGATGAACGGTCCATGTGGTGGTTCTCAAGATGGAAAATGCGAGATTGATAAAGAACTTGATTGCGGCTGGCACCTTATCTATGAAAGACTAAAAGAACTTGGAATGTCTGACAGAATGAACACAATCGAACCACCTAAAGATTGGTCCACTTCGCACTCTGGCGGTCCAAGAAAACAGGTGAGGGAGGATGTTGAACTTGAAAGCTAA
- a CDS encoding (Fe-S)-binding protein produces the protein MFLDKIEITQIMPCIADDERIRFFARPSNDLTDLLPYLNAVMKTATYNKRAPNLTYTKEERLITVYPNKIAAAKIYNKEDAIDVTQELKKLINEVYEKKDEIEPLYEQRVRIQAIDLYKWLPGTNCKECGHPTCLAFAVAILQNKARLSSCAPLKETEEGYKEVEEILTNIGYET, from the coding sequence TTGTTCTTAGACAAAATTGAAATAACACAAATTATGCCGTGTATAGCCGATGACGAGAGAATTAGATTTTTTGCAAGGCCTTCAAATGATTTGACAGATCTGCTTCCCTATCTAAATGCCGTAATGAAAACTGCAACCTATAATAAAAGAGCCCCAAACCTTACCTATACTAAAGAAGAACGACTAATTACTGTATATCCAAATAAAATTGCGGCTGCAAAAATTTATAATAAAGAAGATGCTATAGATGTAACCCAGGAACTAAAAAAGTTAATAAATGAAGTTTATGAAAAAAAAGATGAAATTGAGCCTCTTTATGAGCAAAGAGTTAGAATACAGGCTATTGATTTATACAAATGGCTTCCTGGTACTAATTGCAAAGAATGCGGACATCCCACATGCTTAGCTTTTGCAGTTGCTATATTACAAAACAAAGCTCGTCTTTCTAGCTGTGCTCCCTTAAAAGAAACAGAAGAGGGGTATAAGGAAGTTGAAGAAATACTAACTAATATTGGTTATGAGACATAA
- the acsB gene encoding acetyl-CoA decarbonylase/synthase complex subunit alpha/beta — MSIEEIYEGALEELEQPPKPLFKKAIDGAIVAVSYAEILLNQAIREYGEDQEVKYPDTAYYLPVMTALSGEKVETLGELPPILNRLRQQVREEYTFENARLAGEATLYAAEIIEALRYVREEEPHVEPWSGFLRDPILRKYGIQLVDWSIPGQTVILGRARSSEEAAELVRDLQSKGMMLFIADEVIEQLLEQDMKLGVDYIAFPVGNFTQVIHAVNFALRAGLAFGGMPPGERDQARDYQYRRVRCFVLHLGEIDDVKAAAHFGAIFLGFAVITDQELQEGMRIPDWYESEQDYKEMVKLGMELRGIKIETSEIDAPITVGPAFEGETIRRGDMHAEFGGKSSTAFEVVRMVEDRDEIEDGKVIHEGPDLDEIEEGGTLPLGIIVDVYGRKMQRDFEGVLERRVHGFTNYGEGLWHVAQRDFVWIRVSKDAYEKGFRMKHLGEILKTKLKEDFSQVIDRIQVTIITDENKVNEEIEGARERYRERDEKIAQLNDESVDTFYSCLLCQSFAPNHVCVITPDRVGLCGAISWLDAKASNEMDPHGPNQPIPKDGTIDEEKGMWEAVNEAVYKDSNRNLEEVNLYTLMEKPMTSCGCFEAIIAMVPEANGVMITTRDHGGMTPCGMNFSTLAGSVGGGVQTPGFMGVGRTYMLSPKFIKADGGLARVIWMPKSLKEFLGDDLRKRAEEDGLGEDFVDKIADEEVGETAEEILSFLQEKDHPALSMDPMM, encoded by the coding sequence ATGTCAATTGAAGAGATTTATGAAGGTGCTTTGGAGGAGTTAGAACAGCCACCTAAACCGCTTTTTAAGAAAGCTATAGATGGTGCGATTGTTGCTGTCAGTTATGCAGAGATTCTCTTAAACCAAGCGATTAGAGAGTATGGTGAAGACCAAGAGGTAAAGTATCCAGATACTGCTTATTATTTACCTGTAATGACAGCACTTAGTGGAGAAAAAGTAGAAACTCTTGGGGAGCTACCACCTATATTAAATAGATTACGCCAACAGGTGAGAGAAGAATACACTTTTGAAAATGCAAGATTAGCCGGGGAAGCTACTCTGTATGCGGCAGAAATTATTGAGGCTCTTAGATATGTAAGAGAAGAGGAACCCCATGTTGAACCATGGTCAGGATTCTTAAGAGACCCGATCTTAAGAAAGTATGGAATACAGCTAGTTGACTGGTCTATACCAGGACAGACTGTTATTCTTGGAAGAGCTAGATCTTCTGAAGAAGCTGCAGAGCTTGTTAGAGATCTACAGAGTAAAGGCATGATGCTCTTTATCGCAGATGAAGTTATTGAGCAGCTGCTAGAGCAGGATATGAAGCTAGGGGTAGACTATATTGCCTTCCCTGTAGGTAACTTTACTCAGGTGATTCATGCTGTAAACTTTGCTCTTAGAGCAGGATTAGCTTTTGGTGGTATGCCACCAGGAGAAAGAGATCAAGCAAGAGATTATCAGTATAGAAGAGTTCGCTGTTTTGTACTTCATCTTGGTGAGATTGATGACGTAAAAGCTGCAGCTCACTTTGGAGCTATTTTCCTAGGATTTGCAGTAATAACCGACCAAGAATTACAAGAAGGAATGAGAATCCCAGACTGGTATGAATCAGAACAGGATTACAAGGAAATGGTCAAACTAGGTATGGAGCTTAGAGGAATAAAAATCGAGACTTCAGAGATTGACGCGCCAATCACAGTTGGACCTGCTTTTGAGGGTGAGACAATCAGAAGAGGAGATATGCACGCTGAATTTGGCGGCAAGTCATCTACTGCTTTTGAAGTTGTCCGCATGGTTGAAGATAGAGACGAAATCGAAGACGGCAAGGTGATCCACGAAGGTCCAGACTTAGACGAAATTGAAGAAGGCGGAACACTTCCTCTAGGAATTATTGTAGACGTTTATGGAAGAAAGATGCAGCGTGACTTTGAAGGTGTTCTAGAGCGTAGAGTACACGGATTTACTAACTATGGTGAAGGATTGTGGCACGTTGCACAGCGTGACTTCGTTTGGATCAGAGTTAGTAAAGACGCTTACGAAAAAGGCTTTAGAATGAAGCATCTTGGTGAAATATTAAAAACTAAATTAAAAGAAGACTTCTCACAGGTTATTGACAGAATTCAGGTAACTATTATAACTGATGAGAACAAAGTTAACGAAGAAATAGAAGGCGCAAGAGAAAGATATAGAGAAAGAGACGAAAAGATTGCCCAGCTAAATGATGAATCAGTAGATACTTTCTATTCATGTCTGCTGTGTCAGTCCTTTGCTCCAAATCACGTATGTGTTATTACTCCTGATAGGGTTGGACTTTGTGGAGCGATCAGTTGGCTAGACGCTAAAGCGTCTAATGAAATGGATCCTCATGGCCCAAATCAGCCTATACCAAAAGATGGAACTATAGATGAAGAAAAAGGAATGTGGGAAGCTGTAAACGAAGCCGTATACAAAGACTCAAACCGTAACCTTGAAGAAGTTAACCTTTACACTTTAATGGAAAAACCAATGACTTCCTGCGGTTGCTTTGAGGCCATTATAGCAATGGTGCCAGAAGCAAATGGAGTTATGATTACCACAAGAGACCACGGTGGAATGACTCCGTGCGGTATGAACTTCTCAACTCTAGCAGGATCAGTTGGTGGAGGAGTTCAGACACCTGGATTTATGGGTGTAGGTAGAACCTATATGTTAAGTCCAAAGTTTATTAAAGCTGACGGTGGACTTGCAAGGGTTATCTGGATGCCAAAGAGCTTAAAAGAATTCCTAGGGGATGACTTAAGGAAACGTGCCGAAGAAGACGGTCTAGGAGAAGACTTTGTTGACAAAATTGCCGATGAAGAAGTAGGAGAAACTGCTGAAGAGATCTTGTCATTCTTACAAGAAAAAGATCATCCAGCGCTTTCAATGGATCCAATGATGTAA
- a CDS encoding methyltetrahydrofolate cobalamin methyltransferase, with product MLIIGERINGMFRDIRKAIENEDPKPLEEWAKKQEENGAHFLDINTGPNAEDQVATMEWLVETTQQFTDLPLCLDSTNYDAIEAGLKKCKKPAMINSITAERHKIERVMPMAAEHNALVIALTMNEEGVPKDHEKRIGFAMELVAAADEFGLSPDELYLDPLILPCNVAQDHGPEVLETIRQVKMLSNPAPKTVLGLSNVSQNTVEDKRDLINRTYAAMAMGAGLDAAIMDANDDELVATVATGRILMNQDIYCDSYIDVFKQSG from the coding sequence ATGCTAATAATTGGAGAGAGAATTAATGGTATGTTTAGAGACATAAGAAAGGCAATTGAAAATGAAGATCCAAAGCCACTTGAAGAGTGGGCCAAAAAGCAGGAAGAGAACGGAGCGCATTTCCTAGACATAAATACAGGCCCTAATGCTGAGGACCAGGTAGCTACTATGGAGTGGTTAGTAGAAACTACTCAGCAGTTTACTGATCTTCCGCTTTGTTTAGATTCAACTAACTATGATGCTATTGAAGCTGGACTTAAAAAGTGTAAGAAGCCTGCTATGATAAACTCTATTACCGCTGAAAGACATAAAATTGAAAGAGTAATGCCGATGGCTGCAGAACACAATGCATTGGTTATTGCTTTGACTATGAACGAGGAAGGGGTACCAAAGGATCACGAGAAGCGTATAGGATTTGCTATGGAATTAGTGGCGGCAGCAGATGAGTTTGGACTTTCCCCTGATGAGCTATACCTTGATCCACTTATTTTACCATGTAATGTTGCACAGGACCATGGTCCTGAGGTTTTAGAAACTATCAGACAGGTAAAAATGCTTTCTAACCCAGCACCAAAGACTGTACTTGGGCTAAGTAACGTAAGTCAGAATACAGTTGAAGATAAGAGAGACTTAATTAACAGAACTTATGCTGCGATGGCTATGGGAGCAGGCCTTGATGCAGCCATTATGGATGCGAACGATGATGAACTAGTAGCAACAGTAGCAACAGGACGCATTTTGATGAACCAGGATATTTACTGTGATTCGTACATTGATGTATTTAAACAAAGTGGCTAA
- the acsC gene encoding acetyl-CoA decarbonylase/synthase complex subunit gamma, with translation MALTGLEIYKHLPKKNCGECGPPTCLAFAMNLAAGKAQLDSCPYVSDEAKEALDSAAAPPIKLVEIGKDDKKVEIGDETELFRHEKKFFHPTLVAFKISDNDNVSDEIKKINENSTYERVGLEYKVELVAIESESGDPDKFKQAVETVKNEGNHAMILMSEDPEVIKAGLEVAKDENPMVYPATEENCEKMVELVKDGDLPLGVKGNNLEQTKDLVEKIHEAGHKNLVLDSGARETSQVVADMTQIRRQAVKKKFRPFGYPAIAFTTKEDPMKEIVQATSYVSKYAGIVVLQSAREKAEVLPLLSWRQNLYTDPQKPIQVEQKVGKVGEPDENSPVYITVNFSLAYYLVEGEVEESRIPSYILPVDTDGTSVLTAWAAGKFSPEAIAQAIKDSGLEDMVSHRQLVIPGHVAVLSGKLGEESGWEVVVGPREASEIPAFAKEKFK, from the coding sequence GTGGCACTTACAGGATTAGAAATTTATAAGCATTTACCAAAAAAGAATTGTGGAGAATGTGGGCCACCGACATGTCTTGCATTTGCTATGAACCTTGCTGCTGGAAAAGCGCAGCTAGATTCTTGTCCATACGTTAGTGATGAGGCAAAAGAGGCATTAGATTCAGCTGCAGCACCGCCAATCAAACTAGTAGAAATCGGTAAAGACGATAAGAAAGTTGAAATTGGTGATGAAACAGAACTGTTTAGACACGAAAAGAAATTCTTTCACCCGACTTTAGTTGCATTTAAGATAAGTGACAATGATAATGTTTCTGATGAAATAAAGAAAATTAATGAGAATTCAACCTATGAGAGGGTTGGACTTGAATACAAGGTTGAACTTGTTGCAATAGAATCAGAGTCAGGAGATCCTGATAAGTTTAAGCAAGCTGTAGAGACCGTTAAGAACGAAGGAAACCATGCAATGATTCTTATGAGCGAAGACCCTGAGGTGATCAAAGCAGGGCTTGAAGTAGCAAAAGACGAAAATCCAATGGTATATCCAGCAACCGAAGAAAATTGCGAAAAAATGGTCGAGCTAGTAAAAGATGGTGATTTGCCGCTAGGTGTTAAAGGAAATAACTTGGAGCAAACTAAAGATCTTGTAGAAAAGATTCACGAGGCTGGTCATAAGAACTTGGTTCTAGACAGCGGTGCAAGGGAGACATCTCAAGTAGTTGCAGACATGACCCAGATTAGACGTCAGGCTGTTAAGAAAAAATTCAGGCCATTTGGATATCCGGCTATAGCATTCACTACAAAAGAAGATCCAATGAAGGAGATAGTCCAGGCTACTTCTTACGTATCCAAGTACGCAGGTATAGTGGTACTACAGTCAGCTCGTGAAAAGGCGGAAGTACTTCCACTATTATCTTGGAGACAGAATCTATACACTGATCCACAGAAGCCAATACAGGTTGAGCAGAAGGTTGGCAAGGTTGGCGAGCCAGACGAAAATTCACCTGTATACATTACAGTTAACTTCTCGCTAGCTTATTATCTAGTTGAAGGTGAGGTTGAAGAGAGTAGAATACCATCGTATATTTTGCCAGTAGATACTGATGGAACATCCGTCCTGACTGCTTGGGCTGCAGGTAAGTTCTCACCGGAAGCAATCGCCCAAGCCATTAAAGATAGTGGCTTAGAAGATATGGTCTCGCATAGACAATTGGTTATACCAGGACACGTTGCGGTATTAAGTGGTAAGCTAGGAGAAGAGTCTGGATGGGAAGTTGTAGTAGGTCCAAGAGAAGCATCAGAAATACCTGCATTTGCTAAAGAGAAATTCAAATAA
- a CDS encoding methylenetetrahydrofolate reductase has product MLNLKAKTNLQKVLESGEFAVTAEVGPPKGPNIDELLEHAEEYKDMVDAFNVTDNQTAIVRVSSLATCIKLQEVGVEPILQMTVRDRNRIGLQSDLLGANTHGITNVLCLSGDHQSFGDEPGAKGVFDLDSTQLIWTLKRMRDDNKFIGGEDLESECDFYIGAVANPFADPFEYRVDRLEKKIAAGVQYVQTQAIFDMDRFKKWMKEVRDRGLHKEVKIMAGVIPIKAVGAARYMQKHVSGITVPEEVIERFKSAEDKKKEGIKFCVEQIKEIQEIEGVAGVHMMPVAWEEAIPEIVEQADLLPRPKFD; this is encoded by the coding sequence ATGTTGAACTTGAAAGCTAAAACTAATTTACAAAAAGTACTAGAAAGTGGAGAGTTTGCGGTGACAGCCGAAGTAGGTCCTCCCAAGGGGCCTAATATTGATGAATTGTTAGAACATGCAGAAGAATATAAGGATATGGTAGATGCGTTTAATGTAACAGATAATCAAACAGCAATAGTGAGAGTCTCCAGTTTAGCCACTTGTATTAAATTACAAGAAGTTGGCGTTGAACCTATTTTGCAGATGACTGTAAGAGATAGAAATCGAATTGGCCTACAGAGTGATTTGCTTGGAGCTAATACTCATGGTATCACAAATGTATTGTGTCTATCAGGTGATCACCAGTCTTTTGGAGATGAACCAGGAGCAAAAGGAGTATTTGATTTAGACTCAACCCAGCTAATCTGGACTCTTAAAAGAATGAGAGATGACAATAAGTTTATTGGAGGAGAAGACTTAGAATCAGAGTGCGATTTTTATATTGGCGCTGTTGCTAATCCATTTGCAGATCCTTTTGAATATAGAGTAGATAGGCTTGAGAAGAAAATCGCTGCTGGAGTTCAGTACGTTCAAACTCAGGCAATTTTTGATATGGATAGATTTAAGAAATGGATGAAGGAAGTACGTGATAGAGGTCTTCATAAAGAAGTAAAAATTATGGCAGGCGTAATTCCGATTAAAGCTGTTGGTGCAGCAAGATACATGCAAAAGCATGTTTCTGGTATAACTGTTCCTGAAGAAGTGATCGAAAGGTTTAAATCAGCTGAAGATAAAAAGAAAGAGGGAATAAAGTTCTGTGTTGAACAGATAAAAGAAATCCAGGAAATTGAAGGTGTTGCTGGTGTTCATATGATGCCCGTGGCATGGGAAGAAGCTATCCCAGAAATAGTTGAACAGGCAGATTTGTTGCCACGTCCTAAATTTGACTAA
- the cooS gene encoding anaerobic carbon-monoxide dehydrogenase catalytic subunit encodes MPRFRDTSINAQPSNAPKERFLDPKNRVRTDADGEKQLLEKAEKDNVITAFDRAVAQHPQCQFGYQGICCRFCIQGPCRIKAMEGPGSRGICGATAYNIVARFVGVAVAIGASSRSEHGKHIAHTLLEVSEGNYEDYQITDPDKLKRVAKRLGVETEGKDDLKIAYELANVAMEDFGNVGTKESNWLNSMLPEPRKQKFKETTIMPKGIGNTITDQLAAIHMGMDADPVNNIFSALRTSLSDLNGMTIASEFSDILFGTPTPSVTDANFGVIDEKQVNIALHGHNPLLSEMVVKAAREMEDEAKSAGAEGINLFGICCTGNEVLMRQQIPLATNFGTQELVITTGAVDAMAVDVQCINPGVSEAAQCYSTKLITTDKLAKIPGSYHVDFKQDKAMECAKEIIKVAIDAYKDRKGNVEIPEYKNKLVAGFSVESIEQILSSVNSDSPWKVIVDAIEAGEISGIGFLIGCNNAKGWQDQNHIEIAKEMAKNNVLMVSTGCAAGSYGKYGFLNSDAIEKYAGDGLKKFLGRLNDSADLNEDLPLIFHMGSCVDNSRIVDLIIRVANEMDVDIPKVPVVGSAPEAMSPKAVAIGSYFLSLGVPVHVGAMPPLEGSTMVYSIATQIAHDVFGGYFILETDADMGAKKIMQALDYRTWKLDVHKKTAEKYGTSLAREY; translated from the coding sequence ATGCCGAGATTTAGGGACACAAGTATTAACGCACAACCTAGTAATGCTCCAAAAGAAAGGTTTTTGGATCCTAAGAATAGGGTAAGAACTGATGCCGATGGCGAAAAGCAATTGCTTGAAAAAGCAGAGAAAGACAACGTAATAACAGCTTTTGACAGAGCTGTTGCTCAGCATCCTCAGTGCCAGTTTGGTTATCAGGGGATTTGCTGTAGATTTTGTATCCAGGGACCATGCCGTATCAAAGCCATGGAGGGACCTGGAAGCAGGGGTATTTGTGGAGCTACTGCTTACAATATAGTAGCTAGATTCGTTGGTGTAGCTGTTGCTATTGGTGCTTCTTCTCGCTCAGAGCACGGTAAGCATATAGCCCACACATTGCTAGAAGTATCAGAAGGAAATTATGAAGACTACCAGATTACTGATCCTGACAAGCTAAAGAGAGTAGCCAAAAGATTAGGCGTTGAAACAGAAGGGAAAGACGATCTAAAGATCGCTTATGAACTTGCTAATGTAGCCATGGAAGACTTTGGTAACGTAGGAACTAAAGAATCGAACTGGTTAAACTCAATGCTTCCTGAGCCAAGAAAACAAAAGTTCAAAGAAACGACAATTATGCCTAAAGGTATTGGCAATACAATTACTGACCAGCTAGCCGCGATTCACATGGGTATGGATGCTGACCCTGTAAACAATATTTTTAGTGCGCTTAGAACATCGCTAAGTGACCTTAATGGAATGACAATTGCAAGTGAGTTCTCTGATATTTTATTTGGAACACCAACTCCTTCAGTTACAGATGCAAACTTTGGTGTTATTGATGAGAAGCAGGTAAACATTGCTCTACACGGTCACAATCCACTATTAAGTGAAATGGTTGTTAAGGCAGCAAGAGAAATGGAAGATGAAGCAAAGAGCGCTGGTGCAGAAGGTATTAACTTGTTTGGTATTTGCTGTACAGGTAATGAAGTTCTTATGAGACAGCAGATCCCACTTGCTACAAACTTTGGTACTCAAGAGCTAGTTATAACTACAGGTGCAGTAGATGCTATGGCAGTAGACGTTCAGTGTATTAACCCAGGTGTTTCAGAAGCAGCCCAGTGCTACAGCACTAAGCTTATAACTACTGATAAGTTAGCAAAAATCCCTGGTTCATATCATGTAGACTTCAAACAAGATAAAGCTATGGAGTGTGCTAAGGAAATAATCAAGGTTGCTATTGATGCTTATAAAGACAGAAAAGGAAATGTTGAGATTCCTGAGTATAAGAATAAGCTAGTTGCTGGATTTTCCGTTGAAAGTATAGAACAAATATTGAGCTCAGTAAACTCAGATAGCCCATGGAAAGTAATAGTTGATGCAATCGAAGCAGGTGAAATAAGCGGAATTGGATTCTTAATCGGTTGTAACAACGCTAAGGGCTGGCAGGACCAAAACCATATTGAAATAGCTAAAGAAATGGCTAAAAATAACGTATTAATGGTTTCGACCGGTTGTGCTGCTGGATCATATGGTAAATATGGATTCTTAAATTCAGATGCAATTGAAAAATATGCAGGAGATGGTCTGAAGAAGTTCTTAGGTCGTCTAAACGATAGCGCTGACCTAAATGAAGATTTACCACTGATCTTCCACATGGGATCCTGTGTAGATAACTCAAGAATCGTGGATTTAATCATAAGAGTAGCCAACGAAATGGACGTAGACATTCCAAAGGTACCGGTAGTAGGTTCTGCTCCAGAAGCTATGAGTCCAAAAGCTGTTGCTATCGGTAGTTACTTCCTATCCTTAGGTGTGCCAGTTCATGTTGGAGCTATGCCACCACTTGAAGGAAGTACTATGGTATACAGTATTGCGACTCAAATTGCACACGATGTTTTTGGTGGATACTTCATTCTTGAAACAGATGCCGATATGGGTGCTAAGAAAATCATGCAGGCTCTAGACTATAGAACCTGGAAGCTAGATGTTCACAAGAAAACTGCCGAGAAGTATGGAACAAGTCTAGCAAGAGAGTATTAA